Below is a genomic region from Pseudomonas berkeleyensis.
CTGTGCGCGGCCTGGTTCCTGGTGTCGCGTCGCGGCACCCTGACCACCACCGAGCGCGCGCCGTTGCGTGAACTGCTCAAGGCGTTCAAGGAAGGCATCTGGGCGCTGCTGCTGCCGGTGATCATTCTCGTCGGCCTGCGTGCCGGTATCTTCACCCCGACCGAAGCCGGTGTGGTGGCGGCTGTCTACGCCCTGCTGGTGTCGGTGCTGGTGTATCGCGAGCTGACCTGGAAGACCCTCTACCAGGTACTGGTGGCTTCGGTGATGACCACCTCGATGGTGATGTTCCTGGTGGCCTCGGCGATGGTCGCGGCCTGGATGATCACCGTGGCGGATCTGCCCAGCTCGGTGGTCGGTCTGCTCGAGCCGCTGATGGACAGCCCGCGTCTGCTGATGCTGCTGATCGTCACCATCGTCATCGTGATCGGCATGGCCATGGACATGTCGCCGCTGATCCTGATCCTCGCCCCGGTGATGATGCCGGTGGTGGTCGCGGCCGGCATCGACCCCGTGTACTTCGGCGTGATCTTCGTGATGGTCTGCGCGGTCAGCCTGCTCACCCCGCCGGTTGGTGTGGTGCTCAACGTGGTGGCCGGGGTTTCCAAGGTCGGCTTCGTCGGCATCGTCCGCGGGGTGCTGCCGTTCCTGCTGGCGGAGCTGTTGATCATCGGCCTGCTGTTGGCCTTCCCGCAGCTGCTGATCGTTCCGGCGCAATGGTTGTACTGACGAAAGACATCGTGCCGGCCATCGCCTGATGGCCGGTGCCTGGGGCCTTAGAGCCTGAATCCATGCCGGTAACGGCAAGCATAAAAACAAGAGGACTTCACCATGACATTCATTCCCAAGGCCCTGGCCTCACTGCTGTGCGCATCCGCCATGCTGCTGTCGACCGCTCATGTGCAGGCCGACGAGATCAACCGCCACAACTTCAAGATCGCCTTCGTCCAGGCCAAGGATCACCCGCACGGTCTGGGGGCGCAGAAGTTCGCCGAGCTGATCAAGGAAAAGAGCGACGGCAAGATGAAGGTGATGGTCTTCGCCAGCGGCACCCTCGGCGGTGACGCGCAGGTGATTTCCTCGGTACAGGGCGGCACTGTCGACATGACCCTGGTCACCCCGGGCCTGCTTTCGGGCATCGAGAAAGGCTTCGGTCTGTACGGCCTGCCGTTCCTGTTCCAGAACGCCGCCGAGGTCGACGCCGTACTCGACGGCCCGGCGGGGCAGAACCTGCTGACCAAGCTGGAGCCGCACGGCATCATCGGTCTGGGCTACTGGGATCATGGCTTCCGCCACGTCACCAACAGCAAGCACCCGGTGACCAAGGTCGAGGACATCAAGGGCCTGAAGCTGCGCCTGCAGCAGATTCCGACTGCCATCGAGTCCTTCCGCGCGCTGGGCGCCAACGTGGTGCCGCTGTCGTTCACCGAGCTGTACACCGCGATGGAAACCCGCACCGTCGATGGCCAGGAAAACCCGCTGGCGGCCATCGAAACCTCGAAGTTCTATGAAGTGCAGAAGTACCTGTCGCTGACCGGCCACTTCTACGATCCGCTGGTGGCGATCTTCAGCAAACGCACCTGGGACAAGCTCAACGAGACCGAGCGTGAGCTGGTACGCAGCGCTTCCCTGGAAGCCCAGGCCTACGAGCGCAAGGTCTCCCGCGACATGGATGTCAGCTCGCGTGAGGCGCTGGCCAAGCACGGCATGCAGATCAACGAAGTGGCCCCGGAAGAGATCGAGCGCATGCGTGAAGTGGTGCGTCCGAGCTCCGAGAAACTGATCGCCGAATACGGTGCCGATCTGATGGCGGAAATGAACGCCGAGATCGCCAAGGTTCGCCAGGCCCAGTAATCCCTCCCCGCAGTTGGCCGTCGCTGGCGCGGCGGCCGCTGCATTCGCACGCAAGGTGGAATTCTCATGACAGCTATCACTGTCGGTTTCATCGGCCTGGGGCTGATGGG
It encodes:
- a CDS encoding TRAP transporter large permease, translated to MVIAIFVISLLAAMAIGVPISYALILCALAMMYHLDLFDAQIVAQGLVNGADSFPLMAVPFFMLAGELMNAGGLSKRIVAMAIALVGHIKGGLGYVTILAGCVLAALSGSAAADAAALAALLVPMMVKVGHSRETSAGLVASAGVIAPVLPPSIGLILFGVAANVSITKLFLAGIVPGLLMGMSLCAAWFLVSRRGTLTTTERAPLRELLKAFKEGIWALLLPVIILVGLRAGIFTPTEAGVVAAVYALLVSVLVYRELTWKTLYQVLVASVMTTSMVMFLVASAMVAAWMITVADLPSSVVGLLEPLMDSPRLLMLLIVTIVIVIGMAMDMSPLILILAPVMMPVVVAAGIDPVYFGVIFVMVCAVSLLTPPVGVVLNVVAGVSKVGFVGIVRGVLPFLLAELLIIGLLLAFPQLLIVPAQWLY
- a CDS encoding TRAP transporter substrate-binding protein — its product is MTFIPKALASLLCASAMLLSTAHVQADEINRHNFKIAFVQAKDHPHGLGAQKFAELIKEKSDGKMKVMVFASGTLGGDAQVISSVQGGTVDMTLVTPGLLSGIEKGFGLYGLPFLFQNAAEVDAVLDGPAGQNLLTKLEPHGIIGLGYWDHGFRHVTNSKHPVTKVEDIKGLKLRLQQIPTAIESFRALGANVVPLSFTELYTAMETRTVDGQENPLAAIETSKFYEVQKYLSLTGHFYDPLVAIFSKRTWDKLNETERELVRSASLEAQAYERKVSRDMDVSSREALAKHGMQINEVAPEEIERMREVVRPSSEKLIAEYGADLMAEMNAEIAKVRQAQ